One Manihot esculenta cultivar AM560-2 chromosome 6, M.esculenta_v8, whole genome shotgun sequence DNA segment encodes these proteins:
- the LOC110616527 gene encoding protein GLUTAMINE DUMPER 2 → MTAKGPVNVKAIEPTPVGPGRHSPLHSPLPYLFGGLAAMLALIAFSLLILACSYRKKSSVTGGGERDLEAGDVGHNNGDGKKQQSAAFEENILVIMAGQANPTFLASPVSRIKSFSYNKESEKTDIDGGLGLGLGV, encoded by the coding sequence atgacaGCAAAAGGACCGGTTAACGTTAAAGCAATAGAACCAACGCCGGTTGGACCCGGACGGCACTCTCCATTGCATTCACCTCTGCCTTACTTGTTTGGTGGTCTGGCAGCCATGTTAGCTTTGATTGCTTTTTCTCTCTTGATTCTCGCTTGCTCTTACCGGAAGAAATCTAGTgtcacaggaggaggcgaaagAGACCTCGAGGCCGGAGATGTAGGCCATAATAACGGCGACGGCAAGAAACAACAATCTGCAGCTTTTGAAGAGAATATATTGGTGATAATGGCAGGCCAAGCAAATCCAACTTTCTTAGCTTCGCCAGTTTCTAGAATCAAGAGCTTTTCTTATAATAAGGAGAGTGAGAAAACAGATATTGATGGTGGTCTTGGTCTTGGTCTTGGGGTTTGA
- the LOC110618036 gene encoding putative glucose-6-phosphate 1-epimerase → MATGSDRVPVELCKGINGLDKVVLRESRGSSAEVYLYGGHVTSWKNDHGEELLFVSSKAIFKPPKAIRGGIPICFPQFGSHGGLEQHGFARNRFWSIDTDPPPFPTVSSNKAFIDLILKPTEEDLKIWPHSFEFRLRVALGPGGDLMLTSRIRNTNADGKPFSFTFAYHTYFSVSDISEVRVEGLETLDYLDNLQNKERFTEQGDAITFESEIDKIYLSTPTKIAILDHEKKRTFVLRKDGLPDAVVWNPWDKKAKAMVDFGDDEYKHMLCVEAAAVEKSITLKPGEEWRGRLELSAVPSSYCSGQLDPQKVLLSS, encoded by the exons ATGGCTACGGGCAGCGATAGGGTACCAGTCGAGCTGTGTAAAGGTATCAATGGTCTCGACAAAGTTGTTCTTCGTGAATCTCGTGGCAGTTCTGCTGAG GTATACTTGTATGGTGGTCATGTAACATCTTGGAAAAATGACCATGGGGAGGAGTTGCTTTTTGTTAGCAGTAAG GCTATATTTAAACCTCCAAAGGCGATCCGTGGTGGTATTCCAATATGTTTTCCTCAA TTCGGGAGTCATGGTGGTCTTGAGCAGCATGGCTTTGCAAGGAATAGATTTTGGAGCATTGACACAgacccacctccttttccaacaGTTTCTTCTAATAAGGCTTTTATTGATTTGATCCTTAAGCCCACTGAAGAAGATTTGAAGATCTGGCCTCACAG TTTCGAATTCCGTTTGAGGGTGGCTTTGGGACCTGGTGGAGATCTGATGCTGACATCACGCATCAGGAATACCAATGCTGATGGAAAGCCATTTTCATTCACATTTGCATACCATACTTACTTCTCTGTTTCAGATATcag TGAAGTTCGGGTTGAAGGCTTGGAGACACTGGATTATCTTGACAACCTACAGAATAAGGAGCGTTTTACTGAGCAAGGGGATGCTATTACTTTTGAATCAGAA ATTGACAAGATATACCTCAGCACTCCTACTAAGATAGCAATTCTGGATCATGAAAAGAAGAGAACATTTGTTCTACGCAAGGATGGACTTCCAGATGCTG TGGTGTGGAATCCATGGGATAAGAAGGCAAAGGCTATGGTGGATTTTGGAGATGATGAATACAAGCATATGTTGTGTGTGGAAGCTGCTGCTGTCGAAAAGTCTATTACGTTAAAACCTGGTGAAGAATGGAGAGGAAGACTTGAACTCTCAGCTGTTCCTTCCAGTTACTGTAGTGGCCAACTTGATCCTCAGAAGGTTCTTCTGAGCAGCTGA